A portion of the Phycodurus eques isolate BA_2022a chromosome 3, UOR_Pequ_1.1, whole genome shotgun sequence genome contains these proteins:
- the LOC133399723 gene encoding LOW QUALITY PROTEIN: transcriptional activator MN1-like (The sequence of the model RefSeq protein was modified relative to this genomic sequence to represent the inferred CDS: inserted 2 bases in 1 codon), with protein MFGLEKFGSQINSRNPGQSERQKNHPRLDMGSHYKSASFHAGGPPGAVEPSMGPMSDPQMLGLNMNMNGEQYGGFHSRGHSDMHASGGLQQQQQGPMHGFFNNQQPHQGHPHGHQPHPHQHHPHFGGNFGGPEPGSSCLHGARLMGYNNNAMGPQQGFGEGFDPLAEGQAGDGFPQQQQRPGNMPDFQHHGPPGGSHAVPAPCLPLDQSPNRAASFHGLPSSSSSSSDSHSLENRRLHNQGAVEGLDYNFPGDPPSGHFDVPVFSPSESESQLPHFGPGRPAPSGNFPGNPGMPRTPGMQGISKGHQPPPPQQPQHEIFFERFGNGRKVPVGMDPGVNARHPLMQQQQQAGLIARQNSCPPGLPRPPQAESGSTNPSILDGGVMMSGQHNQFEYPIHRLENRGLHPYGDPMFNMQQPAPLPSQQPPNQRLQHFDAPYINMAKRPRFDFPNAHGGEGWCGGMENHLSPSSYPGLPGEFTPPVNEGFPPGALQHTGPEQQSLQQRQNAAMMIKQMASRNQQQRMRQPSLQQLGHHGDVPPGPLGHGGPVGGMPQPNFDRENGGRMANVDGQNPHVNQENSWFHGSQPPGEMMSRRMGGAGNDSGPHDMGLQQNGAGMMFRPGMGMQEPMRIPGDGHVQALHSPGLHSQFSSNMGNLSQMQSPGAGGGAGHPNAPAERRAPEFPAPPIGAQPPFPYGGANRQGPAHNVPQGVNTSPGSYPPQSEFPSGQRSSVSKLGALSLGNFNKTSAKDSVFGQSCLAALSTACQNMIASLGAPNLNVTFNKKNQNEGKRKLSQTEQDINSSTSNGTGSAGPEYFQSSTSQNNQLPGTGNSNAKPASQNQTVQGEASALSPNYNMDATPCSEGKATTGSGRGRGRRKRDSGHVSPGIFFXSSENGNPVVSPGQQTPSAGVGERGGGGTPHEKHLHSPSWGKGGDLLLGEQADLMSSLDSGIQSVAKSDSSSPRVDFPDDVSAHFGNEDEVSSSSDAGGSSANKPNRSPMINGSPKMQINGQKALVIGINNHTTSTPDSYGLSAGGATGGSGVSHPGTPGVEQVRSPSSTSGQDEIHPLEILQAQIQLQRQQFSISEDQPLAMKNGKKNGECPSQNRDNELASCSPDTGKGSMGTIDLDTLMAEQHATWYVPSDKAMMDGSEDDKSMGLWEKNKSQNNSKEESELSQSKAGVGAPGAPGAGGGGGGGGGGNHLQCLSVHCTDELGDTKGRGGPVSSWRSLHSDISNRFGTFVAALT; from the exons ATGTTTGGGCTGGAAAAGTTTGGTTCTCAGATTAATAGCAGAAACCCCGGGCAGTCAGAGAGACAGAAAAACCACCCGAGACTAGATATGGGCTCCCATTATAAAAGTGCCAGTTTTCACGCTGGAGGACCGCCGGGAGCTGTGGAGCCCAGCATGGGCCCAATGAGTGACCCGCAGATGCTCGGACTCAACATGAACATGAACGGAGAACAGTATGGAGGTTTTCACTCCCGGGGTCACTCCGACATGCATGCGAGCGGCGGacttcagcagcagcagcaaggaCCCATGCATGGATTTTTTAACAACCAGCAACCTCATCAAGGACATCCTCACGGCCATCAACCTCACCCCCACCAACATCATCCTCACTTCGGTGGGAATTTCGGAGGCCCGGAGCCAGGGTCATCGTGCCTGCATGGTGCCAGGCTAATGGGCTACAATAACAATGCCATGGGACCACAGCAGGGCTTTGGAGAGGGATTTGATCCTCTCGCTGAGGGACAGGCGGGGGATGGCTTCCCCCAGCAGCAACAGCGGCCCGGTAACATGCCTGACTTCCAACATCACGGTCCTCCCGGCGGCAGCCACGCTGTTCCTGCCCCCTGCCTTCCCCTGGACCAGTCACCGAACAGGGCAGCCTCGTTCCACGGTCTGCCTtcatcctcctcgtcctcctccgaTTCTCATAGCCTGGAGAATAGACGCCTGCACAACCAGGGAGCTGTGGAGGGATTAGATTATAACTTCCCCGGTGATCCCCCATCTGGACATTTCGATGTACCTGTGTTTTCGCCATCTGAGTCCGAATCTCAGTTACCCCATTTTGGCCCAGGAAGGCCAGCTCCCAGTGGGAATTTTCCAGGAAACCCTGGCATGCCTCGGACGCCGGGCATGCAGGGCATCTCCAAGGGACACCAACCTCCACCGCCCCAGCAGCCGCAACATGAAATCTTTTTTGAGCGTTTTGGAAACGGCAGGAAGGTGCCCGTGGGAATGGACCCGGGGGTCAATGCGAGACATCCTCTCatgcaacagcaacaacaggCTGGCTTGATAGCTAGACAGAACTCATGCCCCCCTGGCCTCCCCCGACCCCCTCAGGCGGAGTCTGGCTCCACTAACCCGAGCATTCTGGACGGAGGGGTCATGATGAGTGGCCAACACAATCAGTTTGAATATCCCATTCACAGACTGGAAAATAGGGGTCTGCACCCCTATGGGGACCCTATGTTTAATATGCAACAGCCAGCTCCCCTTCCCTCCCAACAGCCCCCAAATCAGAGACTACAACACTTTGATGCTCCTTATATCAACATGGCAAAAAGGCCTAGATTTGACTTTCCGAAcgcgcatggaggcgaaggctGGTGTGGCGGCATGGAAAATCACCTCTCCCCCTCTTCCTACCCAGGACTGCCAGGCGAATTCACCCCACCTGTGAATGAAGGTTTCCCACCTGGTGCACTGCAGCACACAGGGCCTGAGCAGCAGTCTTTACAGCAGCGGCAGAATGCAGCCATGATGATAAAGCAAATGGCTTCTCGCAACCAGCAGCAGAGAATGAGGCAGCCCAGTCTGCAGCAACTCGGTCACCACGGTGATGTGCCTCCGGGCCCACTCGGTCATGGAGGCCCAGTGGGGGGCATGCCTCAGCCCAACTTTGACAGGGAAAATGGAGGTAGAATGGCCAATGTTGATGGACAAAACCCGCATGTAAACCAGGAGAACTCCTGGTTCCATGGGTCCCAGCCTCCTGGGGAGATGATGTCGCGGCGTATGGGAGGAGCAGGCAATGACTCAGGGCCCCATGACATGGGTCTCCAGCAGAATGGGGCTGGTATGATGTTTAGGCCAGGTATGGGCATGCAGGAACCCATGAGAATACCTGGAGATGGACATGTACAGGCTCTCCATTCTCCAGGCTTGCACTCACAGTTCAGCAGTAACATGGGAAACCTCTCACAAATGCAGTCTCCAGGAGCAGGCGGAGGAGCTGGACATCCGAATGCACCAGCAGAGAGGCGAGCACCTGAATTCCCAGCACCTCCAATAGGAGCACAACCACCATTCCCCTATGGAGGGGCAAACCGTCAGGGGCCAGCTCACAATGTACCCCAGGGggtgaacacctcaccagggagctaCCCTCCTCAGTCTGAGTTCCCCTCAGGCCAGCGGTCGTCTGTTAGCAAGCTTGGTGCTCTGTCCCTTGGGAATTTTAACAAAACCAGTGCTAAAGACAGTGTTTTTGGCCAGAGCTGCCTGGCGGCCCTTTCTACGGCGTGCCAGAACATGATTGCAAGCCTAGGGGCTCCCAACCTCAACGTAACATTCAACAAGAAGAACCAAAATGAGGGCAAGCGAAAACTGAGTCAGACAGAGCAGGACATTAATAGCAGCACATCTAACGGGACTGGCAGTGCTGGGCCTGAATATTTTCAGAGCAGCACTTCTCAGAACAACCAGCTGCCCGGCACTGGGAATAGCAACGCTAAGCCTGCAAGTCAAAACCAGACGGTGCAGGGGGAAGCCAGTGCCCTCTCCCCAAATTACAACATGGACGCTACCCCGTGCAGTGAGGGGAAGGCAACAACAGGGAgtgggagagggagagggaggagaAAAAGAGACAGTGGACATGTGAGccctggaattttttt ttcctctgaaaaTGGAAACCCTGTTGTGAGTCCAGGCCAGCAAACCCCTTCAGCTGGTGTTGGGgagagggggggcgggggcacGCCCCATGAGAAACACCTGCACTCACCCTCTTGGGGGAAAGGAGGCGACCTGTTGTTGGGGGAACAGGCTGACCTGATGTCTTCTCTGGACAGCGGCATTCAAAGTGTCGCCAAGTCTGACAGCAGCTCGCCCCGTGTCGACTTTCCTGATGATGTCAGCGCCCACTTTGGCAATGAGGATGAGGTGTCCTCCAGCTCAGATGCAGGAGGCTCCTCAGCCAATAAGCCTAATCGCAGTCCCATGATCAATGGCTCacccaaaatgcaaataaatggaCAGAAAGCCTTAGTCATAGGCATTAACAATCATACTACCTCGACACCAGACAGCTACGGACTGAGTGCTGGTGGAGCAACGGGCGGAAGTGGGGTGAGCCATCCGGGGACACCCGGGGTGGAGCAGGTACGCTCCCCGTCCAGCACCTCCGGTCAGGACGAAATCCACCCTCTGGAGATTCTACAGGCCCAGATCCAGCTGCAAAGACAGCAGTTCAGCATCTCTGAAGACCAGCCTCTGGCCAtgaaaaatggcaaaaagaatGGCGAGTGTCCGTCTCAGAACAGAGACAACGAGCTGGCAAGCTGCAGCCCTGATACTGGGAAGGGTTCAATGGGCACTATTGACCTTGACACACTAATGGCAGAGCAGCACGCCACCTGGTACGTGCCCAGTGACAAGGCCATGATGGACGGGTCCGAGGATGACAAGTCCATGGGactctgggaaaaaaacaagagccaaaacaacagcaaagaag AATCTGAGCTGTCCCAGAGTAAGGCTGGAGTCGGGGCCCCTGGGGCCCCTGGGGccggcggtggcggcggcggcggaggaggagggaacCACCTTCAGTGCCTGTCCGTCCACTGCACAGATGAGCTGGGGGACACTAAGGGCAGAGGAGGGCCCGTCTCTTCTTGGCGCTCACTCCACTCTGATATTTCCAACCGATTTGGGACATTTGTGGCGGCACTGACTTGA